In a single window of the Nicotiana tomentosiformis chromosome 8, ASM39032v3, whole genome shotgun sequence genome:
- the LOC138897018 gene encoding uncharacterized protein, with protein MRRQMQLNIPLIDAMREMPGYAKMMKDLMSRKFDFQDLSTVTLTQTCSAVVTRPMAKRCLIQVDEKIPIILGRPFLTNGRALINCETRELKMRLNNEEIIFNFQQSMRRPIEFANCSLVEAVDVILQEEDETLNVKDPLEACLINLEEMDGEGLTEWVMALEGQGFWKREPQFETLRLEERATPPAKLSIEEPPQLDLKPLPAHLRYAFLGSNSTLPVIISSGLLAVQVEQLLQVLQECKTAIGWTMADIKGISPAFFMHKILLEEGHKPSREYQRRLNPNMKEVVKKEVIKWLEAVIIFPISNSNWVSPVQCVPKNGGMTVVQNENNELISTHTITRWQIFMDYRKLNTGTRKDHFLLPFIDQMLDRLAGRSHFCFLDGYSGYNQISIALEDREKTSFTCLYGIFAFRRMPFGLCNAPATFQRCMLANFTDMVEDIMEVFMDNFSVVGDSFEDCLHNLRRVLKRCVETNLVLN; from the exons atgcgTCGACAGATGCAATTGAATATTCCACTGATAGATGCTATGAGGGAAATGCCagggtatgcaaaaatgatgaaggacctgATGTCGCGGAAATTTGATTTTCAGGACTTGTCCACTGTAACTCTGACACAGACATGCAGCGCGGTAGTGACAAGACCTATGGCCAAAAGATGTCTGATCCAG GTGGATGAAAAGATAcccatcattctgggaaggccattcttAACCAATGGGAGAGCATTAATTAATTGTGAGACTAGAGAGTTGAAAATGAGgttgaacaatgaagaaataatatttaACTTTCAACAATCCATGAGGAGACCCATTGAATTTGCAAACTGCTCACTAGTGGAGGCCGTGGATGTGATACTGCAAGAAGAGGATGAGACCCTTAATGTCAAGGATCCACTAGAAGCATGCTTGATAaatttggaagagatggacgGTGAAGGGTTGACAGAGTGGGTCATGGCTCTCGAAGGTCAAGGATTCTGGAAAAGGGAACCTCAGTTCGAGACCCTACGCTTAGAAGAGAGAGCAACACCACCTGCAAAACTatcaatagaggagccaccacagcTGGACTTGAAACCGCTTCCAGCCCACCTCAGGTACGCTTTCTTGGGGTCTAATTCTACTTTGcctgttattatatcatctggtttGCTAGCTGTGCAGGTAGAGCAACTATTGCAGGTATTGCAAGAATGTAAGACTGCCATTGGTTGGACTATGGCAGACATAAAGGGTATCAGCCCAGCCTTTTTCATGCACAAGATTCTTCTGGAagaggggcacaaaccttccagggaATATCAACGACGGCTAAACCCAAATATGAAGGAAGTAgtaaagaaggaagtgatcaagtggctggAAGCGGttatcatcttccccatctctaACAGCAACTGGGTCAGTCCTGTCCAATGTGTGCCGAAAAATGGAGGAATGACGGTCGTACAAAATGAGAATAACGAGTTGATCTCGACTCATACAATCACGAGGTGGCAGATTTTCATGGACTATCGAAAACTGAACACAGGCACTCGAAAGGACCATTTCCTATtgcctttcattgaccaaatgttggacaggTTAGCTGGGCGGTCCCACTTCTGTTtcttggatggatactcggggtataaccagatctcaatagccctggaagacagagagaaaacatcattcacttgtctatatggcatctttgcctttcggagaatgccctTTGGACTTTGCAATGCACCGGCTACATTCCAGCGGTGCATGTTAGCCAATTTCACTGACATGGTGGAGGATATTATGGAGGTGTTTATGGATAATTTCTCTGTGGTGGGGGATTCATTCGAAGATTGTCTTCACAACTTAAGAAGAGTGCTCAAAAGATGCGTGGAGACAAATCTGGTGTTGAATTAG